The following are encoded together in the Triticum dicoccoides isolate Atlit2015 ecotype Zavitan chromosome 6B, WEW_v2.0, whole genome shotgun sequence genome:
- the LOC119324968 gene encoding uncharacterized protein LOC119324968, which produces MNRRRTRPARIACSFGPSVSRPTTLLGSRFLHLFLKKCVYGPLVGRHDSIPKLQLQDFKDDIPIRDMRDYHFGVTGLPRHEALPRHVAFKGDNGKYLGTTHVMATIWEKVGKVLDGFGLLEKLLHEKPAEDALRNEFGHLHLQFHTEDKGDAGVIFTTFTRDDGTVRILSNLNGFWKRGSDSDDWVSVAHIKDPLRDNDPDTLFEVVTGDGFIALRNLGNKKFCKRLDADGVSLRLPQCFRREHIPMRKVDGGRAS; this is translated from the exons ATGAACCGGAGGAGGACACGTCCAGCCCGCATTGCATGCTCTTTCGGCCCGAGCGTTTCAAGACCAACGACACTATTAG GTTCCAGGTTTCTCCATCTTTTCCTAAAAAAATGTGTTTACGGGCCCCTAGTAGGAAGACACGACTCCATACCCAAGTTGCAACTACAAGACTTTAAGGATGATATACCTATTAGAGATATGAGAGACTATCATTTTGGCGTCACTGGTTTGCCGAGACACGAGGCATTGCCTAGGCATGTTGCTTTCAAAGGCGACAATGGCAAATACCTCGGCACGACTCATGTCATGGCAACCATCTGGGAAAAAGTTGGGAAGGTTTTGGATGGATTTGGCCTGCTGGAAAAGCTCTTACATGAGAAACCTGCCGAAGATGCATTGAGAAATGAATTCGGACATCTACATCTGCAATTTCACACAGAAGATAAGGGAGATGCAGGTGTGATTTTCACTACTTTTACCCGTGATGATGGGACCGTCCGCATATTATCCAACCTGAATGGGTTTTGGAAGCGCGGCTCAGACTCAGATGATTGGGTTTCAGTTGCGCACATAAAAGACCCCCTCCGCGACAACGACCCTGATACATTATTTGAGGTGGTCACCGGAGATGGCTTCATTGCACTCCGGAATCTGGGCAACAAGAAATTCTGCAAAAGGTTAGACGCAGACGGGGTGTCACTCAGATTGCCTCAGTGCTTCCGACGAGAACATATCCCAATGCGCAAGGTTGATGGTGGAAGAGCCAGTTGA